The following are encoded in a window of Anopheles gambiae chromosome X, idAnoGambNW_F1_1, whole genome shotgun sequence genomic DNA:
- the LOC1272094 gene encoding uncharacterized protein LOC1272094 gives MDDDMAKMNDSLADLENRSDVLNQTSYSLADASFTRDDSYELNLRRNGDCDGFDASTGESWIYPVDVPVRQYQYAITEAALFKNTLVVLPTGLGKTFIAAVVMYNLYRWYPTGKVIFMAPTRPLVAQQIEACARVVGIPRADTAEVTGRQPRSKRATLWRSRRVFFATPQVVLADLQGTDPGGGSGEGGGPLFPANQVRLVVIDEAHKAKGRYAYTDVIRLLAETNPCFRVLALSATPGRTLEDVAEVLKNLLISHIEVRYDCSPDLQPYVFRRDVRTIVIPLGPTIARLRKELLRLVDPYLQRLLEANVFARYPNRLTHGLLVMELKRYRSGAMHQRHPSHATIVSDFYACIGMYHAIELLVKHGIRALLNYLLGSGGGSNGPNAQEKYFIAKDRQIKQFLDRLKDQFPQHVQRGQESPAALLNESGALTGNDDVDYGHPKYRILEKHLKGFFREHPDSRAIVFCEFRDSVAMIKRLLSDNQPAIRANCIVGQGSANGVRVPQQEQIDVIRQFRAGTINTLIATCVAEEGIDVGEVDLIVCFDIAKNPTRFVQRVGRTGRQRVGRVLMLVTEGEEHETLKQVLASKDRTNQQLARSKEILRVLYRSSPRLVPHGLEPKCMKVNMAVLPERDDRCGPHDSDSSDGEGSLVGAGAGRNRRKSKWLGEAAATPEAPSAKRSKASPSGHYSVRHYFQPRGPDASGELDASERDIFSVASPHEQRSREEGQSTPLAHGGRKQTGRQQTMPALVQRSVQHYKQLSRQKFLCRQELLSVPAAQTTVLSSPPVPVQRDDPLELPDLIPHERCRPEDNLTADEGFDKSISNLFETTASEVCLEPAAATHPSKRKVAPVNAVKKPLNPSTVKKGRRSGVAPLDPCNSPLLLAFNRSVQKKKNSDTLVTPDKIATTDGDAAGALAAEAERERMRRKMVLEYFKLHDLSDIFDDGESGTDPPVCTVEEDRTAAKGTSINRRLFGELAADSPVANVGPEQNRTSEDHSPEPQLNTSDTTVRPLAPQTPELRGLERGSKCIDLGSADLVFQDDSDNESEWMFSSPVPSRPPRSGTKHPAGVSGTTDRVGNLRRATPNPPSVSKRREGSETVALATGDLRCDPPDLNESFIGRKVRRSNQNRIDSSAESVEDVTVVGKQSDTSFEETPVRPSAASKRTKRKKAARAFFQTQAVDSDEDDGAEDDKGHEDEGSLASFVTSSDDEQPSAVDMRAVYLQSVRSPAARHGAFKMPADGYRRAGSGRQPPGTYLDTTDAHSIGSGEDDCYQEMEECSQALCSFIDDDDTIQSQTMELCELERAEKRIEQERRRNRRARQQAGPSAAAGRKKRQRVITIDSSDSD, from the exons ATGGACGACGATATGGCCAAAATGAACGATTCGCTGGCGGATCTGGAGAACCGATCGGACGTGCTGAACCAGACCAGCTACTCGCTGGCGGACGCCTCCTTCACCCGGGACGACTCGTACGAGCTGAACCTGCGCCGGAACGGTGACTGCGACGGGTTCGACGCCAGCACCGGCGAGAGCTGGATCTACCCGGTGGACGTGCCGGTGCGCCAGTACCAGTACGCGATCACGGAGGCGGCCCTGTTTAAGAACACGCTGGTCGTGCTGCCGACCGGGCTGGGCAAAACGTTCATCGCCGCGGTCGTCATGTACAACCTGTACCGGTGGTACCCGACCGGTAAGGTCATCTTTATGGCGCCGACCCGGCCGCTCGTCGCCCAGCAGATTGAGGCGTGCGCGCGGGTTGTCGGCATCCCCAGGGCGGACACGGCCGAGGTGACGGGCAGGCAGCCGCGCTCGAAGCGGGCCACCTTGTGGCGATCGAGGCGCGTCTTCTTCGCCACCCCGCAGGTCGTGCTGGCCGACTTGCAGGGCACGGACCCGGGGGGAGGAagtggagaaggaggaggtcCGCTGTTTCCCGCCAACCAGGTGCGGCTGGTGGTGATCGACGAGGCGCACAAGGCGAAGGGCCGGTACGCCTACACGGACGTGATCCGGCTGCTGGCCGAGACGAACCCCTGCTTCCGGGTGCTCGCGCTCTCGGCAACCCCGGGCCGCACGCTCGAGGACGTAGCGGAGGTGCTGAAGAATCTGCTCATCTCGCACATCGAGGTGCGGTACGACTGCTCGCCGGACCTGCAGCCGTACGTGTTCCGGCGGGACGTGCGCACGATCGTGATACCGCTCGGGCCGACGATCGCGCGCCTCCGCAAGGAGCTGCTGCGGCTCGTCGACCCGTACCTGCAGCGGCTGCTCGAGGCGAACGTGTTCGCCCGCTACCCGAACCGCCTCACGCACGGGCTGCTAGTGATGGAGCTGAAGCGGTACCGGAGCGGGGCGATGCACCAGCGCCACCCGAGCCACGCCACCATCGTGTCGGACTTTTACGCCTGCATCGGCATGTACCACGCGATCGAGCTGCTCGTCAAGCACGGCATACGGGCGCTGCTGAACTATCTGCTCGGTAGCGGCGGCGGTAGCAACGGCCCGAACGCGCAGGAGAAATACTTCATCGCCAAGGACCGGCAGATCAAGCAGTTTCTGGACCGGCTGAAGGACCAGTTCCCGCAGCACGTGCAACGGGGGCAGGAGTCGCCGGCCGCCCTGCTGAACGAATCGGGCGCGCTGACCGGGAACGATGATGTCGACTACGGCCACCCCAAGTACCGGATACTGGAGAAGCACCTGAAGGGATTTTTCCGCGAGCATCCGGACTCGCGGGCGATCGTGTTCTGCGAGTTTCGCGACTCGGTTGCGATGATCAAGCGGCTGCTGAGCGACAATCAACCGGCCATACGAGCGAACTGCATTGTTG GCCAGGGCAGCGCGAACGGTGTGCGCGTACCGCAGCAGGAGCAGATCGACGTCATACGGCAGTTTCGGGCCGGCACGATCAACACGCTGATCGCGACCTGCGTCGCCGAGGAGGGCATCGACGTGGGCGAGGTCGACCTGATCGTGTGCTTTGACATCGCGAAAAATCCGACCCGGTTCGTGCAGCGGGTCGGCCGCACCGGGCGGCAGCGCGTCGGCCGggtgctgatgctggtgaCCGAGGGCGAGGAGCACGAAACGCTCAAGCAGGTGCTCGCCTCGAAGGACCGGACCAACCAGCAGCTAGCCCGCAGCAAGGAGATTTTGCGCGTGCTGTACCGCAGCTCGCCCCGGCTCGTACCGCACGGGCTGGAGCCGAAGTGCATGAAGGTGAACATGGCGGTGCTGCCCGAGCGCGACGACCGGTGCGGCCCGCACGATTCCGATTCGTCCGACGGGGAAGGTTCGCTGGTGGGCGCCGGTGCGGGCAGGAACCGCAGGAAGAGCAAATGGCTGGGCGAGGCGGCCGCAACACCGGAGGCACCGTCGGCGAAGCGCAGCAAGGCTAGCCCGTCGGGTCACTACTCGGTGCGGCACTACTTTCAACCGCGCGGCCCGGACGCGAGCGGTGAGCTGGATGCGAGCGAGCGGGACATTTTTTCCGTCGCCTCACCGCACGAGCAACGGTCGCGGGAGGAGGGCCAGAGCACCCCGCTAGCGCACGGCGGTCGGAAGCAGACAGGCAGGCAGCAAACGATGCCGGCCCTCGTGCAGCGTTCGGTGCAACACTACAAGCAGCTGAGCCGGCAGAAGTTTCTGTGCCGCCAGGAGCTGCTCAGCGTGCCGGCGGCGCAGACCACGGTGCTGTCCAGTCCACCCGTACCGGTGCAGAGGGACGATCCACTCGAGCTGCCCGACCTGATACCCCACGAACGGTGCCGGCCGGAGGACAATCTAACCGCTGACGAAGGTTTCGACAAATCCATCTCGAACCTGTTCGAGACGACCGCGTCGGAGGTCTGTCTGgagcctgctgctgctacacatCCCAGCAAGCGGAAGGTGGCCCCGGTGAACGCCGTAAAGAAACCGCTCAACCCCTCGACGGTCAAGAAGGGCAGACGGTCGGGGGTCGCTCCGCTGGATCCGTGCAATagcccgctgctgctggcgttCAACCGCTCggtgcagaagaagaaaaactcgGACACGCTCGTAACGCCCGACAAAATCGCGACCACCGACGGTGACGCCGCGGGCGCTCTCGCAGCGGAAGCGGAACGAGAGCGTATGAGACGGAAGATGGTGCTGGAGTACTTTAAGCTGCACGATTTGAGCGACATCTTTGACGACGGCGAAAGCGGGACGGACCCGCCCGTTTGTACCGTGGAGGAGGACCGAACGGCTGCGAAAGGAACGTCCATTAATAGGAGGCTGTTTGGGGAGCTTGCAGCTGACTCGCCTGTGGCGAATGTTGGGCCCGAGCAAAACCGGACGAGTGAAGACCATTCCCCCGAGCCGCAGCTAAATACGTCGGACACAACGGTGCGGCCGCTTGCACCGCAAACCCCCGAACTGCGCGGATTGGAACGAGGCAGCAAATGCATTGACCTCGGTTCCGCCGATCTAGTCTTTCAGGATGATAGCGATAACGAGAGCGAATGGATGTTTAGCAGTCCCGTCCCGTCCAGGCCACCGCGGAGCGGTACCAAACATCCGGCGGGCGTTAGCGGCACCACCGATCGGGTAGGAAACCTTCGGCGAGCAACACCCAACCCGCCAAGCGTTAGCAAACGGAGGGAAGGTAGCGAAACGGTAGCGTTAGCTACAGGCGATCTGCGCTGTGATCCGCCGGACTTGAACGAGAGTTTCATCGGTAGAAAGGTGCGGCGATCCAACCAGAACCGGATCGATTCGAGCGCGGAAAGCGTGGAGGACGTAACGGTCGTCGGGAAACAGTCGGACACAAGCTTCGAAGAAACTCCG GTACGCCCGTCTGCCGCGAGCaagcgaacgaaacgaaaaaaggcAGCGCGCGCCTTCTTCCAAACCCAGGCCGTCGACTCGGACGAAGACGACGGCGCTGAAGACGACAAGGGCCACGAGGACGAAGGTTCGCTGGCAAGCTTCGTCACGTCGTCCGACGACGAGCAGCCGAGTGCGGTCGATATGCGCGCAGTTTACCTGCAGTCCGTGCGGAGTCCGGCCGCGCGCCACGGTGCCTTCAAAATGCCTGCCGACGGTTATCGGCGGGCGGGAAGCGGCCGGCAACCGCCGGGCACGTACCTGGACACAACGGATGCGCACAGCATTGGCAGCGGGGAGGACGATTGCTACCAAGAGATGGAGGAATGCTCCCAGGCGCTCTGTTCCTTTATCGACGACGATGACACCATCCAGTCGCAGACGATGGAACTGTGCGAGCTGGAGCGGGCGGAAAAGCGGATCGAGCAGGAGCGCCGACGAAACAGACGAGCCCGGCAACAGGCGGGCCCTTCTGCTGCGGCAGGGCGGAAGAAACGCCAGCGGGTGATTACGATTGACAGCTCGGACTCGGATTGA
- the LOC1272093 gene encoding NADH-quinone oxidoreductase subunit B 2, whose amino-acid sequence MLAVRPLLTKALLLPSTNGAAQVLRSKATLPVVEKDKPEKLPYSPFGTKQSNWADWTVARLDDVLNWGRKGSIWPLTFGLACCAVEMMHIAAPRYDMDRFGVVFRASPRQADVIIVAGTLTNKMAPALRKVYDQMPEPRWVISMGSCANGGGYYHYSYSVVRGCDRIIPVDIYVPGCPPTAEALLYGVLQLQKKVKRMKTLQMWYRK is encoded by the coding sequence ATGCTGGCCGTTCGTCCGCTGCTGACGAAGGCGCTGTTGCTCCCATCAACCAACGGTGCCGCCCAGGTGCTCCGATCGAAGGCGACCCTGCCGGTGGTGGAGAAGGACAAGCCGGAGAAGCTGCCGTACTCGCCGTTCGGCACGAAGCAATCGAACTGGGCGGACTGGACGGTCGCCCGGCTGGACGACGTGCTGAACTGGGGCCGCAAGGGCTCGATCTGGCCGCTCACGTTTGGGCTGGCCTGCTGCGCGGTCGAGATGATGCACATCGCCGCCCCGCGCTACGACATGGATCGGTTCGGCGTCGTGTTCCGGGCGTCACCGCGCCAGGCGGACGTCATCATTGTGGCCGGCACGCTGACGAACAAGATGGCACCGGCCCTGCGCAAGGTGTACGACCAGATGCCGGAACCGCGCTGGGTCATCTCGATGGGTAGCTGCGCGAACGGGGGCGGCTACTACCACTACTCCTACTCGGTGGTGCGCGGCTGCGACCGGATCATCCCGGTCGACATCTACGTGCCCGGCTGCCCGCCCACCGCCGAGGCGCTGCTGTACGGCGTGCTGCAGTTGCAGAAGAAGGTCAAGCGCATGAAGACGCTGCAGATGTGGTACCGCAAATAG
- the LOC1272095 gene encoding frizzled-3, translating to MRPEVLLVAIMTAVSFAAGEELRCERIAVGACQNLVYDMTIASAPETALQYLSSSVPVPGGGVNSTAAGSVRTWLDAERLITSLRPVIDSGCSKQALFLFCSSLFPLCSPTAPRPVHPCRSLCEQVRKDCFSDPAHSKLWPAYLDCRALPQPEKHELCMQVPSDATGSIKQRAGPSGPTYHLPVATTGGTAGTPSPTTTHDSVESVVKGWSISNLTSLLQQHAAVAAAAAAAAATVPAGAGGVAHTVIGGGGGSGGVGAGSSTATAGGQRLVDGASWTDRINSLLLPNGPLPVDGAGGPAPRSPCPANYSLEYDRCVPRCGPTIDALYSQRQKELVELWTLVLSAVCFIFTLTSLVSFWAKASKLEYPDRPILFMTLCYNLLGLCYLERTILHSPRRLEAAVELMLLDAPGHHPSAATATHLRSDCTITSQCLAYYILKHYLLLSASTWWLIFGLCWYLSTAKQWSCEALERKSGLFHVLAWVVPFAAPIGALLRGHIQRFELTGFCNARGFTELPVLLLLLLGTALVSCALAALARLRHCWNQRAPHLGRVFGRVLLFAVCYLLPALSATVCMMLERVDHELEPCPAGGEPGDGCVHRVQPHFSLLPTVLRLALTLLGGGSVGVWLWSRQPSDTELGPGGKKGPAQPGCYSAAADLMLLKGGGKPHPSGPLDDCSMLGGGGGASRRLEHRALGDAGGPTVRREGRYKDADRRRSSSRSLSGAASPYRSRTVDKPKPKAAQKVCYTYRPCAGVLAEHGVGLVRAPGPEPAGPVGASEHGQRSPYAGGTVSSGGYVPVRVHRSLRTVPMSMITRI from the exons ATCACCTCCCTGAGGCCGgtaatcgattccggctgCTCGAAGCAGGCCCTGTTCCTGTTCTGCTCCTCGCTCTTCCCGCTCTGCTCGCCAACGGCCCCACGGCCGGTGCATCCGTGCCGCTCGCTGTGCGAGCAGGTGCGCAAAGACTGCTTCAGCGATCCGGCCCACAGCAAGCTCTGGCCGGCGTATCTGGACTGCCGCGCCTTACCACAGCCCGAGAAGCACGAGCTGTGCATGCAG GTGCCATCGGACGCAACGGGCAGCATCAAGCAGCGTGCAGGTCCCTCCGGCCCGACCTATCATCTACCGGTGGCGACGACCGGTGGTACTGCTGGTACACcatcacccaccaccacccacgaCAGTGTCGAGTCGGTCGTGAAGGGATGGTCGATCTCGAACCTTACctcgctgctgcagcagcacgcggcagtggccgccgccgccgccgcagccgccgccaccgtccCTGCCGGTGCTGGAGGAGTCGCTCACACGGtgatcggtggtggtggtggtagtggtggtgttggAGCTGGCTCTTCGACAGCCACCGCCGGTGGGCAGCGCTTGGTGGACGGTGCAAGCTGGACCGATCGGATCaactcgctgctgctgccgaatgGTCCCCTCCCGGTGGACGGTGCGGGCGGCCCAGCGCCCCGCAGTCCCTGTCCCGCCAACTACAGCCTCGAGTACGACCGGTGTGTGCCGCGGTGCGGCCCCACGATCGACGCCCTGTACAGCCAGCGGCAGAAGGAGCTGGTCGAGCTGTGGACGCTCGTCCTGTCCGCCGTCTGCTTCATCTTCACGCTCACCTCGCTCGTCTCGTTCTGGGCGAAGGCGTCCAAGCTGGAGTACCCGGACCGGCCGATCCTGTTCATGACGCTCTGCTACAACCTGCTCGGCCTGTGCTACCTCGAGCGCACCATCCTGCACAGCCCGCGCCGCCTGGAGGCGGCCGTCGAGCTGATGCTGCTGGACGCGCCGGGCCACCACCCGTCGGCGGCGACCGCCACCCACCTGCGCTCCGACTGCACCATCACCTCCCAGTGTCTGGCGTACTACATCCTCAAGCACTATCTGCTGCTGAGCGCCAGCACCTGGTGGCTCATCTTCGGCCTCTGCTGGTACCTGAGCACCGCCAAGCAGTGGTCGTGCGAGGCGCTCGAGCGCAAGTCCGGCCTGTTTCACGTGCTCGCGTGGGTCGTCCCGTTTGCGGCCCCGATCGGTGCCCTGCTGCGCGGCCACATCCAGCGCTTCGAGCTGACCGGGTTCTGCAACGCGCGCGGCTTCACCGAGCTGCccgtcctgctgctgctgctgctcggcacCGCCCTGGTCAGCTGCGCGCTGGCCGCCCTCGCCCGGCTGCGCCACTGCTGGAACCAGCGGGCGCCCCATCTCGGGCGCGTCTTCGGCCGCGTGCTCctgtttgccgtctgctaccTGCTGCCCGCCCTGTCCGCCACCGTCTGCATGATGCTGGAGCGCGTCGACCACGAGCTGGAACCGTGCCCGGCGGGCGGCGAGCCCGGCGACGGCTGCGTCCACCGTGTGCAGCCCCACTTTTCCCTCCTGCCGACGGTGCTCCGGCTGGCGCTCACCTTGCTCGGGGGTGGAAGCGTCGGCGTGTGGCTCTGGTCCCGCCAGCCCTCCGACACCGAGCTGGGGCCGGGCGGGAAGAAGGGCCCCGCCCAGCCGGGCTGCTACAGTGCCGCGGCTGATCTGATGCTGCTGAAGGGCGGCGGCAAACCGCACCCCAGCGGTCCCCTGGATGACTGCAGCATGCTAGGCGGGGGCGGGGGCGCCAGCCGGCGTCTCGAGCACCGTGCGCTGGGGGATGCGGGCGGGCCGACGGTTCGGCGCGAGGGCCGCTACAAGGACGCCGATCGACGCCGCAGCTCGTCGCGCAGCCTCAGCGGTGCCGCCAGCCCGTATCGCAGCCGGACGGTGGACAAGCCGAAGCCGAAAGCCGCCCAGAAGGTGTGCTACACCTACCGGCCGTGTGCGGGCGTGCTGGCCGAGCACGGGGTCGGGCTGGTGCGGGCGCCCGGCCCCGAGCCGGCCGGGCCGGTCGGGGCGAGCGAGCACGGGCAGCGGTCACCGTACGCGGGCGGCACCGTCTCGAGCGGGGGGTACGTGCCGGTGCGCGTCCACCGCAGCCTGCGCACCGTCCCGATGTCCATGATCACGCGCATCTGA